DNA sequence from the Nitrospinota bacterium genome:
CCCCTAATATCGTATTCTCGAAAAATTGACCTGTTCAAAAGTACGCTCTCCTCATGTTAAACAGCTTATGCAGCATTCTCCAATTTATTCCCAAGAAATTCCTTTACGATATCCTTGATTTCATCAAAAGTCTTGCTGTTATTTATAAGCCCCCTTACTTTTTTGGCAGAAGACATTCCTCTCAGATAATGCATCAGATGCCCTTTCATCTGACCAATCCCATAACTGCCATAGAACTCTTCCATCCAAATGCAATGCTGGAGGATCGTACCTAGCTCTTCTTGAGGCCGAATCTCTCTTCCAGCTCTTATCTCTTTGAATATAGATGGCATACCTAGAGCGCCCCTACCTATCATAAGACCATCTGCGCCGGTCATTTCCAGCCAGTTGTGCGCGTCTTTGAGGGACTTGATATCGCCGTTTCCGATGATCTCCACGTCAACCCTCTTTTTAAGCTCTGAAACGAAAGAGAAATCGATAGGCCCGGAGAACATGTCCTCGACACTCCTGGCGTGAACGGTAATCCTTGATGCCCCATTCTGAACAGCTTCCAGCGCTACTTCAAAACCTCTTTTATCCTTCTGGTTTTTTCCGGTCCTTATTTTCACGCTGACAGGGGTTTTTACCGCTTCTACGACCCTTTTTACGATCTCCCCGGCACGGGCCGGGTTTTCCAGAAGTGCTGAGCCAGAACCCCCTTTTCTCACCTTCCTGGCTGGGCACCCCATATTGATATCGATAAACAGCGGCCGTAGTTCTTCTACTCTCCTTGCGGCTTCAGCCATTATCTCTGGATCGCTTCCGAAGATCTGTATGGACGCAGGCCTCTCTTCAGGGTGTATTTCGGCCATTTTCAGGGTTTTCCCGTTGTCGCGGACAAGCGCATTCGAGCTTAAAAGCTCAGTTACTACCTCATCGGCGCCGTTTCTGATGCAAAGACGCCTGAATGGTTGGTCCGAAAAACCGGCCATTGGAGCCAGAATCAGTTTTATATCATTTTTAATGAGCATTAATCAGCCCTTAACCTCTATATTCAAACATGTTAAAGTATTTTTGCAGAATTTATATTAACATGGCGAATCCAAATTGGAGCACCTACAGAAGAGTGAAATTAAGCAGTCGAGAAACTTTATTAAATCATGAAAATATTTGTACTTAATCCGCCATACGCAAATGATTTCTGTCGCTCTGACAGATGGGCATCGAAGATGATATGGGATACAAACAGGCACCCTGATTACCTGCTGACTGCCGTTGCCGTACTTGAAAATGCCGGACATAAGGTAGGCTTTCTCGATGGCGCGGCGCTGAACCTCTCAGAAGATAAAGTAACCCAAATAATCAGGGACTTCTGGCCTGATATCGCAGTTATTCATTCAACAACACCATCCATTTACAACGATATCTACTACGCCAAGATCGCAAAAAAAATGGGTGTGCCTCTTACGGTTATGGTGGGACCGCATGTTACTGCCAATCCGGATGAAACGCTCACCTTTGGGAAGGAAAAAGTTGATATCGTTGTCAGAGGCGAATATGACGAAGTTTTAAACAATATCGCGTCTACTTCCGATCTAAAATTGGTAAATGGTATTTCGTACCAGATAAAGGGTGAAATCTTCCATAACCCCCCTGCCAGGCCGCCCGATGTTACAGCACTTCCATACCCTGCCTGGCACAAGATAAAACCGGAATGGTACAAGGATCCCGATAAATCATATCCATTTCTTACACAGATAACGGGCAGAGGATGCGTTGCAAAATGCACCTTTTGCCGTGATATACATGTGATGTCGCCGGGAGCGGTGCGCCTAAGGGATCCGAAACAGGTTGTGGATGAGGTTGTATTCAATCAGAAACTCTTTCCTCAAGTGAAGGAGATCATGTTCGAAACCGAATCATTTACGGCAAATGCAAATCATGTAGAAGGAATCTGCCGGGAGATATTGAAACGCAATCTGAAGTTCACCTGGAGCTGTAGCACGCGTGTAGACATGGACCTGAGACTGATGGGAATAATGCGTGCTGCCGGTTGCCGAGCCCTTTTTACAGGGTATGAATTCGGCATGCAGTCCGCCCTGGATGCGGTAAAAAAAGGGACAACTCTCGAACAGGCTAGATTATTTACGCAAAAAGCAAAAAAGCTGGGCTTTTCGGTGATAGGCTATTTTATGATAGGCGCTCCAGGGGAAACTGAAGAGAGCGCGTATACCACGATTGAGTTTGCAAAATCTCTTTTAATAGACAGGATATACCTGAACAGTATTGCGGTATACCCCGGTACCGAGATGTATAAATGGGCCAAGGAGGAAGGGCATCTCTTTCCCAAGGAGTGGACCGGCTG
Encoded proteins:
- a CDS encoding B12-binding domain-containing radical SAM protein, which produces MKIFVLNPPYANDFCRSDRWASKMIWDTNRHPDYLLTAVAVLENAGHKVGFLDGAALNLSEDKVTQIIRDFWPDIAVIHSTTPSIYNDIYYAKIAKKMGVPLTVMVGPHVTANPDETLTFGKEKVDIVVRGEYDEVLNNIASTSDLKLVNGISYQIKGEIFHNPPARPPDVTALPYPAWHKIKPEWYKDPDKSYPFLTQITGRGCVAKCTFCRDIHVMSPGAVRLRDPKQVVDEVVFNQKLFPQVKEIMFETESFTANANHVEGICREILKRNLKFTWSCSTRVDMDLRLMGIMRAAGCRALFTGYEFGMQSALDAVKKGTTLEQARLFTQKAKKLGFSVIGYFMIGAPGETEESAYTTIEFAKSLLIDRIYLNSIAVYPGTEMYKWAKEEGHLFPKEWTGWLDENFEAKSTLHYPQVSKTEMDAILEKGRKDIHLNPKQIFNIAKEMKSISDVKKTLSNLKSLVENLGGGKTP
- a CDS encoding tRNA-dihydrouridine synthase family protein; amino-acid sequence: MLIKNDIKLILAPMAGFSDQPFRRLCIRNGADEVVTELLSSNALVRDNGKTLKMAEIHPEERPASIQIFGSDPEIMAEAARRVEELRPLFIDINMGCPARKVRKGGSGSALLENPARAGEIVKRVVEAVKTPVSVKIRTGKNQKDKRGFEVALEAVQNGASRITVHARSVEDMFSGPIDFSFVSELKKRVDVEIIGNGDIKSLKDAHNWLEMTGADGLMIGRGALGMPSIFKEIRAGREIRPQEELGTILQHCIWMEEFYGSYGIGQMKGHLMHYLRGMSSAKKVRGLINNSKTFDEIKDIVKEFLGNKLENAA